A single region of the Deltaproteobacteria bacterium genome encodes:
- a CDS encoding TIGR04563 family protein, with protein sequence MSQTDSRKQSLYFPEEMLREIQNEATRQDRSLSWIVQQAWKIARSEIKKLPSVNDVIPGASGEK encoded by the coding sequence ATGAGCCAGACCGACAGCCGCAAGCAGAGCCTCTATTTCCCCGAGGAGATGCTTCGCGAGATCCAGAACGAGGCCACGCGGCAGGACCGCTCGCTCTCGTGGATCGTGCAGCAGGCGTGGAAGATCGCCCGCTCGGAGATCAAGAAGCTCCCGAGCGTGAACGACGTCATCCCCGGCGCGTCCGGCGAGAAGTAG
- a CDS encoding 5'-nucleotidase C-terminal domain-containing protein has product MKRLFLPAFALVALFCGSCLSYNEDCAPLVDNPDETDGYVGGDIDITKVHVRSGDNAFGEVVADAWRHSADAVSGTTPADIGFENSGDIRNEGVCANNDTVPRGPLRRSTLRQVLPFDDTISLVTIDAATLKAVLEHSVAGFNDSFVGQAAQGTPPGQFLQMSGVTAIVDCHQPAASSSNPGSRVTRIVLQDAFNADGSDQPGATVIWDGTTLATQTVRVAVNSYVLTGGDGYTMMENLDATASKRFDLQGLNFQIAAEYLQKSYTKDSPIAATAKPRWILTNCAGSVSP; this is encoded by the coding sequence GTGAAGCGCCTCTTCCTGCCAGCGTTCGCCCTGGTGGCGCTCTTCTGCGGCTCGTGCCTCAGCTACAACGAGGACTGCGCGCCGCTCGTGGACAACCCCGACGAGACCGACGGCTATGTCGGCGGCGACATCGACATCACGAAGGTGCACGTGCGCTCGGGCGACAACGCGTTCGGCGAAGTCGTGGCCGATGCGTGGCGCCACTCCGCCGACGCCGTCTCCGGCACCACCCCCGCCGACATCGGCTTCGAGAACTCCGGCGACATCCGCAACGAAGGCGTCTGCGCCAACAACGACACCGTCCCGCGCGGGCCGCTCCGTCGGAGCACGCTGCGGCAGGTGCTGCCCTTCGACGACACCATCTCGCTGGTCACCATCGACGCGGCCACGCTCAAAGCCGTGCTGGAGCACTCGGTGGCCGGCTTCAACGACTCTTTCGTAGGCCAAGCCGCCCAGGGAACGCCCCCGGGTCAGTTCCTTCAGATGTCGGGCGTGACCGCGATCGTGGACTGCCACCAGCCGGCGGCGAGCAGCAGCAACCCGGGCTCGCGCGTCACCCGCATCGTGCTCCAGGACGCCTTCAACGCCGATGGCAGCGACCAGCCCGGCGCCACCGTGATCTGGGATGGCACCACGCTCGCCACGCAGACCGTCCGCGTGGCGGTGAACAGCTACGTGCTCACCGGCGGCGACGGCTACACCATGATGGAGAACCTGGACGCCACGGCGTCCAAGCGCTTCGACCTGCAGGGCCTGAACTTCCAGATCGCGGCGGAGTACCTGCAGAAGTCCTACACCAAGGACTCGCCCATCGCCGCGACGGCCAAGCCGCGCTGGATCCTGACCAACTGCGCGGGCAGCGTCAGCCCGTAG
- a CDS encoding TIGR04563 family protein — protein MAGTDKRKQSLYFPEEMLKEIEHEANRQDRSMSWIVQQAWKIARGEITRFPSVNDVIGSPDEREERARAESK, from the coding sequence ATGGCCGGCACCGACAAGCGCAAGCAGAGCCTCTACTTCCCCGAGGAGATGCTGAAGGAGATCGAGCACGAGGCGAACCGGCAGGACCGCTCGATGTCCTGGATCGTGCAGCAGGCCTGGAAGATTGCCCGCGGGGAGATCACCCGCTTCCCGTCGGTGAACGACGTCATTGGCTCCCCCGATGAGCGCGAGGAGCGCGCCCGGGCGGAGAGCAAGTAA
- a CDS encoding TonB-dependent receptor, giving the protein MPVRLATLALIVAGLALPARAHAGSISFLHTPPGEAEAGLPVHITGNVFGAGELARAHVFYRRPGGRFSQVELRPAGGDEYEAIIPGRDVKAPTLEYYVVAVDLLGRRSDIFASESNPQSIAVSGDDDDVDEERREVKKPRHVDEPVDAGAPEPKPDEKPRETRKPKHDDADAGAPTAKPSELEQELAMYGAEDVVSLATKHEQVVSDAPAIASSLSDEEMRQLAVRTVPDALKLMPGFDVSRDIAGFTHIAVRGLRADPEVLVLYDGHAINSPYDGKPLIDLPTDNLERVEVVRGPGSALYGTGAFLGAVNLVPKRRDEVAATFGAGTFNTFEGAANAGHTWGGFALHADAAVSTTKGYSSPVTSDFNSAALEAQGQKASDDPAGNIDDHHTVIDVGGEARAETPGGTLALSARFLSQSRGALLGLYDTLGTGSSLDWNVGLADLTWNKPIGDGSISARLLFDQQHAGRLFQLTPANGNFSLGGVKTATGLQAWNAYTSRTLGGEVAGEVALHPTNRLEVGLSVQQQSLPDFAFETNYVENNGVITLFPQLQTLPGPNLEHNPDVNRRDLLGVYVQDQWRPVTLLSLTLGVRVDAIQLPTVTGTGATAQVTGNRFVTSVDPRLGLVLTALPNLNFKLLYGRAFRAPTIQELANSAPEDDYVGGTATGNPNLVPATVDTVEAGGELVLATSEGKLRMRGDVFWNRFSSPILAVDTSGNDTPLQNRDPGIDVKGAEAEVRFEASARANAFVNYSYSHAIDEAAIAPQFENIVDVPQYRANVGLQLPVGSYLNFDVVCELGAERRNDDLSKLQALHHYDIPAYAVFNAQLRTETLFEHLELALLATNVTQQNYQDDVPRPDRVPGLLPGPGFAAELLARLRL; this is encoded by the coding sequence ATGCCCGTTCGCCTCGCCACGCTTGCGTTGATCGTCGCGGGGCTCGCTCTTCCCGCGCGCGCGCACGCGGGGTCGATCTCGTTCCTGCACACGCCGCCCGGCGAGGCCGAGGCGGGCTTGCCGGTGCACATCACGGGCAATGTCTTCGGCGCGGGCGAGCTGGCGCGCGCGCACGTCTTCTATCGCCGGCCCGGCGGACGCTTCAGCCAGGTGGAGCTGCGGCCCGCGGGCGGCGACGAGTACGAGGCGATCATCCCCGGCCGCGACGTGAAGGCGCCCACGCTCGAGTACTACGTGGTCGCGGTCGATCTGCTCGGGCGGCGCAGCGACATCTTCGCGTCGGAGTCGAATCCGCAATCGATCGCGGTCTCCGGCGACGATGACGACGTGGACGAAGAGCGGCGCGAGGTGAAGAAGCCCAGGCATGTGGACGAGCCCGTCGACGCCGGCGCGCCCGAGCCCAAGCCGGACGAGAAGCCGCGCGAGACCAGGAAGCCCAAGCACGACGACGCCGACGCCGGTGCGCCGACCGCGAAGCCGAGTGAGCTCGAGCAGGAGCTCGCGATGTACGGCGCCGAGGACGTGGTGAGCCTCGCGACGAAGCATGAGCAGGTCGTTTCGGACGCGCCCGCAATCGCGTCGAGCCTGTCGGACGAAGAGATGCGCCAGCTCGCCGTGCGCACCGTGCCGGATGCGCTCAAGCTCATGCCCGGCTTCGATGTCTCGCGCGACATCGCCGGCTTCACGCACATCGCCGTCCGCGGCCTGCGCGCGGATCCCGAAGTCCTCGTGCTCTACGACGGCCACGCCATCAACTCGCCCTACGACGGCAAGCCGCTCATCGATCTTCCCACCGACAACCTGGAGCGCGTGGAGGTCGTGCGCGGTCCGGGCTCGGCGCTCTACGGCACCGGCGCATTCCTGGGCGCGGTGAACCTGGTGCCCAAGCGGCGCGATGAGGTCGCCGCCACCTTCGGCGCAGGCACGTTCAACACCTTCGAGGGCGCGGCCAACGCCGGCCACACCTGGGGCGGCTTCGCGCTCCACGCCGACGCCGCCGTGAGCACGACCAAGGGCTACAGCTCTCCCGTCACCTCGGACTTCAACTCCGCTGCGCTCGAGGCCCAGGGCCAGAAGGCCAGCGACGATCCCGCGGGCAACATCGACGACCACCACACCGTCATCGACGTGGGCGGCGAGGCCCGCGCGGAAACACCCGGCGGCACGCTCGCGCTCTCGGCGCGCTTCCTCTCCCAGAGCCGCGGCGCGCTGCTCGGCCTCTACGACACGCTCGGCACCGGCTCGAGCCTGGACTGGAACGTCGGACTCGCGGACCTCACCTGGAACAAGCCCATCGGCGACGGATCGATCTCGGCGCGGCTGCTCTTCGATCAGCAGCACGCGGGTCGCTTGTTCCAGCTCACGCCCGCGAATGGCAACTTCAGCCTCGGCGGCGTGAAGACCGCGACCGGCTTGCAGGCCTGGAACGCGTACACCTCGCGCACGCTGGGTGGTGAAGTCGCGGGCGAGGTCGCGCTGCATCCGACGAATCGGCTCGAGGTCGGGCTCTCGGTGCAGCAGCAGTCGCTGCCGGACTTCGCGTTCGAGACGAACTATGTGGAGAACAACGGCGTCATCACGCTCTTTCCGCAGCTGCAGACGCTCCCTGGGCCCAACCTCGAGCACAACCCGGACGTGAATCGTCGCGACCTGCTTGGCGTGTACGTGCAGGACCAGTGGCGACCGGTGACGCTGCTCTCGCTCACCCTCGGCGTGCGCGTCGACGCGATCCAATTGCCGACGGTCACCGGGACCGGCGCGACCGCGCAGGTGACGGGCAATCGCTTCGTGACCAGCGTCGATCCGCGCTTGGGCCTGGTGCTCACCGCGCTGCCGAACCTGAACTTCAAGCTGCTCTACGGCCGCGCCTTCCGCGCGCCCACGATCCAGGAGCTCGCCAACTCCGCGCCCGAGGACGACTACGTGGGCGGCACGGCGACCGGAAACCCGAACCTGGTGCCCGCGACCGTGGACACCGTCGAGGCGGGCGGCGAGCTGGTGCTCGCGACCAGCGAAGGCAAGCTGCGCATGCGCGGCGACGTGTTCTGGAACCGGTTCTCGAGCCCGATTCTCGCCGTGGACACGAGCGGCAACGACACGCCTTTGCAGAACCGCGATCCGGGCATCGACGTGAAGGGCGCCGAGGCCGAAGTGCGGTTCGAGGCCAGCGCGCGCGCCAACGCGTTCGTGAACTACAGCTACTCGCACGCCATCGATGAAGCAGCGATCGCGCCGCAGTTCGAGAACATCGTCGACGTGCCGCAGTACCGCGCCAACGTGGGCCTGCAGCTGCCCGTGGGTAGCTACCTGAACTTCGACGTGGTCTGCGAGCTGGGCGCCGAGCGCCGCAACGACGACCTCTCCAAGCTCCAGGCCCTCCACCACTACGACATTCCCGCGTACGCTGTGTTCAACGCCCAGCTGCGCACGGAGACGCTCTTCGAGCACCTCGAGCTGGCCCTGCTCGCCACCAACGTGACCCAGCAGAACTACCAGGACGACGTGCCTCGCCCGGACCGCGTGCCGGGCCTCTTGCCCGGGCCCGGCTTCGCCGCGGAGCTGCTCGCGAGGTTGCGGCTGTGA
- a CDS encoding choice-of-anchor D domain-containing protein — MRRISHIVLPMLLCAACSCSGNKKATSVPASLQLDPSSLEFHVVALGAGSPLTLTLNAQTAAPVILSSATVSDSGDGSASAFTLSNVPSQVPANGSATLTVTFSPTAVRSYAATLTVKSDDADRPTQTITLTGSGGARAVSVTLEDPSGATAILGDGGSSIDFQQPPGGTSGIAWPEVLMSNTGLVAANLTGFSFANGDAGFFLPTVPTLPQVLGPEQTKTLEVAFAPPTGNTASHLTDALTLTFDDPLLPQATISLAAEVTPNHPPVACAYVQSAQELDGTINVTDGGSVPPIEPGSLVQFTAFSTDFAPSVTPGCSSDTEDPPSALALSWSITSAPAGSHASLQAASTAHPMFMPDVPGAYDIGLRVQDTQGASATADVQFTAAPLEDVTVKLLWPNQPLVDLDLHLVRPGGRLFQVGDDVSSLLADAGHDWGTPNDPTDDPHFSGDDVGDGALQESVWLDRPQDGCLGDGGCSYGVWVHYFQDRRAEDGGSCGTSACFEGTACGCAGTNEVCEPGASGGSCAAEVAPQVAIYLKGQIAPAVSVPLDTLLLPSPCFTWHALDLSFFSDGGLGPVSNPGDGGDIEYWGDHTNAIRECAPGAGGYAPTSPPLLTP; from the coding sequence ATGCGCCGGATCAGCCACATCGTCCTGCCGATGCTGCTCTGCGCGGCGTGCTCCTGCTCCGGAAACAAGAAGGCCACCAGCGTTCCGGCCTCGCTGCAGCTCGACCCGAGCAGCCTCGAATTCCACGTGGTGGCGCTCGGTGCGGGCTCGCCGCTCACGCTCACCTTGAACGCGCAGACGGCCGCGCCCGTGATCTTGAGCTCGGCGACGGTGAGCGACAGCGGCGACGGCTCGGCCTCGGCGTTCACGCTGAGCAACGTCCCCAGCCAGGTGCCCGCCAACGGCTCCGCGACCCTCACGGTGACCTTCTCGCCGACCGCTGTGCGCAGCTACGCGGCCACACTCACCGTGAAATCCGACGACGCCGACCGTCCCACGCAGACCATCACACTGACCGGCTCGGGCGGGGCGCGGGCGGTCTCGGTGACCTTGGAAGACCCGTCCGGGGCCACGGCGATCCTCGGCGACGGCGGCTCGAGCATCGACTTCCAGCAGCCGCCCGGCGGCACGAGCGGAATCGCCTGGCCCGAGGTGCTCATGTCGAACACGGGATTGGTGGCCGCGAACCTCACCGGCTTCTCCTTCGCGAACGGCGACGCGGGCTTCTTCTTGCCGACCGTCCCCACGTTGCCGCAGGTGCTCGGGCCGGAGCAGACCAAGACGCTCGAGGTCGCGTTCGCGCCGCCGACGGGGAACACCGCCTCGCACCTCACGGACGCGCTGACGCTGACCTTCGACGATCCGCTCCTGCCGCAGGCGACGATCTCGCTTGCTGCCGAGGTGACGCCGAACCATCCGCCGGTCGCGTGCGCGTACGTTCAGAGCGCGCAGGAGCTCGATGGCACCATCAACGTGACCGACGGCGGCTCGGTTCCGCCCATCGAGCCCGGTTCGCTCGTGCAGTTCACCGCGTTCTCGACGGACTTCGCGCCGAGCGTGACCCCGGGCTGCTCCTCGGACACCGAAGATCCGCCGTCGGCGCTCGCGCTCAGCTGGAGCATCACCAGCGCGCCCGCGGGCAGCCATGCGAGCCTCCAGGCGGCGAGCACCGCGCATCCCATGTTCATGCCGGACGTTCCCGGCGCCTACGACATCGGCCTGCGGGTGCAGGACACGCAAGGCGCGAGCGCCACGGCCGACGTCCAGTTCACCGCCGCGCCCCTCGAGGACGTGACCGTGAAGCTGCTCTGGCCCAACCAGCCGCTGGTCGACCTCGATCTGCATCTCGTGCGTCCGGGTGGGCGGCTGTTCCAGGTGGGCGACGACGTCTCCAGCCTCCTCGCCGACGCCGGTCACGACTGGGGCACGCCGAACGATCCCACCGACGACCCGCACTTCTCCGGCGACGACGTGGGCGATGGCGCGCTTCAAGAATCGGTCTGGCTCGACCGGCCGCAAGATGGCTGCCTCGGCGACGGCGGCTGCAGCTACGGCGTCTGGGTGCACTACTTCCAGGATCGGCGCGCGGAGGACGGCGGCAGCTGCGGCACCAGCGCGTGCTTCGAAGGAACCGCGTGCGGCTGCGCGGGCACGAACGAGGTCTGCGAGCCGGGCGCGTCGGGCGGGAGCTGCGCGGCCGAGGTGGCGCCGCAGGTTGCGATATATCTCAAAGGCCAGATCGCGCCGGCCGTCTCGGTGCCGCTCGACACGCTGCTCTTGCCCAGCCCGTGCTTCACCTGGCACGCGCTCGACCTCAGCTTCTTCTCCGATGGCGGCCTCGGACCGGTCTCCAATCCCGGCGATGGCGGCGACATCGAGTACTGGGGCGATCACACCAACGCCATCCGCGAGTGCGCACCGGGCGCCGGCGGCTATGCGCCCACCAGCCCGCCGCTGCTGACCCCATGA
- a CDS encoding M4 family metallopeptidase — translation MARGAWWMVLGLIAGCSVAVPDEEGAESNADFYADHAAPTKAQSEELAQLGHVDAYFRPVTHDLALITGADLADANGDPAAAAVAFVAAHPAMFLGATVRIDSVRTISDGTIVRASQMAFGRRVMESGLVFAFDTQGALVEVAGSERFIASLPASEIPVPQAEDVARRYLEQATGVSALVAGITEPVIVGGRGGLRVELEAMPASGPTRRAIVIDDQSAEIIGDVEELRSVRAWGLGVAGEKRQLDVTDLGNGQFALVDPTRAALATYDGRAGTLPGSLFTTSDADRWDASGTAHGAAVDAQANAALFFDDLHQALIDASPEGHPVELTATVHFGQSFNGAFWDGAQAVFGDGDGKSFAPFGSSLDIVSHELAHGLVQQTAGLDAIGQSGALCEAVCDALSSFVQLHSGDPSQAWIIGGEVVAPGQPGGALRDLTDPQWLGSPDHLSGLRDVPADAAHDDGKVHENATIIGNAFFLMAEGGTNRTSGRSVLGIGADHAQHVLVHALTHGLTPASDFIQAARATIASANRLYGPSDAAQVQAAWEAVGVLVPTDDAVPSHDAGDGDDEPNDNKRDASAIELGQSISGVIATADDKDYFRFQLDAPRDVQLTLTGLSTDLDLRVYDVRGRIVARSERPGRADEVIHARAKKGAYDVKVYAPAGAHPIQAAYRLALQ, via the coding sequence ATGGCGCGTGGGGCGTGGTGGATGGTGTTGGGGCTGATTGCCGGTTGCAGCGTCGCGGTTCCGGACGAGGAGGGCGCGGAGTCGAACGCCGACTTCTACGCGGATCACGCGGCGCCCACGAAGGCGCAGTCCGAAGAGCTCGCGCAGCTCGGGCACGTCGACGCGTACTTCCGCCCGGTCACGCACGACCTCGCGCTCATCACCGGCGCCGACCTCGCCGACGCGAACGGAGATCCCGCCGCGGCCGCGGTCGCCTTCGTGGCCGCGCACCCGGCGATGTTCCTCGGCGCCACGGTTCGCATCGACTCCGTTCGCACGATCTCCGATGGCACGATCGTCCGCGCGAGCCAGATGGCGTTCGGCCGCCGGGTTATGGAGAGCGGCCTCGTCTTCGCGTTCGACACCCAGGGCGCGCTCGTGGAGGTCGCGGGCAGCGAGCGCTTCATCGCCTCGCTCCCGGCATCGGAGATCCCGGTGCCACAGGCCGAAGACGTCGCCAGGCGCTACCTCGAACAAGCCACGGGCGTGAGCGCGCTCGTCGCCGGCATCACCGAGCCGGTGATCGTGGGCGGTCGCGGCGGCTTGCGCGTGGAGCTCGAGGCCATGCCCGCGAGCGGGCCCACGCGACGCGCGATCGTCATCGACGACCAGAGCGCGGAGATCATCGGCGATGTGGAAGAGCTCCGCAGCGTGCGCGCCTGGGGCCTGGGCGTCGCGGGTGAGAAGCGCCAGCTCGACGTCACCGATCTCGGCAACGGCCAGTTCGCGCTCGTGGATCCCACGCGCGCCGCGCTCGCGACGTATGACGGCCGCGCAGGCACGCTTCCGGGCTCGCTGTTCACCACCAGCGATGCCGATCGCTGGGACGCGAGCGGCACCGCGCACGGCGCCGCCGTCGATGCGCAGGCCAACGCAGCGCTCTTCTTCGACGACCTTCATCAGGCGCTCATCGACGCCTCGCCGGAGGGCCACCCGGTGGAGCTCACCGCGACCGTGCACTTTGGCCAAAGCTTCAACGGCGCGTTCTGGGATGGCGCGCAGGCCGTCTTCGGCGATGGCGATGGCAAGTCGTTCGCACCGTTCGGCTCGAGCCTGGACATCGTGAGTCACGAGCTGGCGCACGGGCTCGTGCAGCAGACCGCGGGACTCGATGCGATTGGCCAGTCCGGCGCGCTTTGCGAAGCCGTGTGCGACGCGCTCTCGAGCTTCGTGCAGCTGCACTCGGGCGATCCGAGCCAGGCGTGGATCATCGGCGGCGAGGTCGTGGCGCCGGGACAGCCGGGCGGTGCGCTTCGCGATCTCACCGATCCGCAGTGGCTGGGCTCGCCGGATCACCTGAGCGGCCTGCGCGATGTGCCCGCCGACGCCGCCCACGATGACGGCAAGGTCCACGAGAACGCGACCATCATCGGCAACGCGTTCTTCCTCATGGCCGAGGGCGGCACGAATCGCACCAGCGGCCGCAGCGTGCTCGGCATCGGCGCGGACCACGCGCAGCACGTGCTCGTGCACGCGCTCACGCACGGGCTCACGCCCGCGTCGGACTTCATCCAGGCCGCGCGCGCGACAATCGCCAGCGCGAATCGGCTCTACGGTCCGAGCGACGCCGCGCAGGTGCAGGCCGCGTGGGAAGCGGTGGGCGTGCTGGTTCCGACCGACGACGCGGTGCCCTCGCACGACGCGGGCGACGGCGACGACGAGCCCAACGACAACAAGCGCGACGCGAGCGCCATCGAGCTGGGCCAGTCCATCTCTGGCGTGATCGCCACGGCCGACGACAAGGACTACTTCCGCTTCCAGCTCGATGCGCCGCGCGACGTGCAGCTCACGCTCACCGGGCTGTCGACGGATCTGGATCTGCGCGTCTACGACGTGCGCGGCCGCATCGTGGCCCGCTCCGAGCGCCCCGGCCGCGCCGACGAGGTCATCCACGCGCGGGCCAAGAAGGGCGCGTACGACGTGAAGGTCTACGCGCCCGCGGGGGCGCATCCCATCCAGGCCGCCTATCGGCTCGCGCTGCAGTGA